In Salvelinus namaycush isolate Seneca chromosome 36, SaNama_1.0, whole genome shotgun sequence, one DNA window encodes the following:
- the LOC120030441 gene encoding menin-like yields MGLHSAQKKHFPLKGIGGVVALFDAELRKSEPDLALLSLVLGFAEHFLAVNRVIPINVPGVRFEPLEPDCPNSCFPTVELGMLSALHERFAAQIRGAVDLSQYRRPAGGSSRELVKKVSDVIWNSLSRSYFKDRAHIQSLFSLITGTKLDSSGVAFAVVAACQVLGLRDVHLALSEDHAWVIFGKNGEETAEVTWHGKGNEDRRGQTVADGVGERSWLYLKGSYMKCNRNMEVAFMVCAINPSLDLHTDSSEMLQLQQRLLWLLYERGDLERYPMAMGTLADLEDQEPIPGKESPHAIHLKAVNSAKKYYNNEHIYPFMYLAGYHYRHREVRDALGAWAEAAQVMQDYNYFREDEEIYKEFFDIANDVIPTLLKETAAAAESGEGSEGGENDQPIQAAALSALQDPECFAHLLRFYDGICKWEEGSPTPVLHVGWATYLVQSLSRFDPQIRQRVSIITKEPEPQDDDDQSSEDPREGRRRGPRRESRLEDQASPPTQSTPTTPVPPPTQPNQAKKVGGEGGTRRRSSGLRGGDPEGKAKSASPVPSPLQQLPSPSGSPLVAFRSKKMKGMKELLSAPKVNASAIKLQLTAQSQVQMKRQKSTPSGDYTMSFMKRQRKSL; encoded by the exons ATGGGGCTACACTCAGCCCAGAAGAAGCACTTTCCCCTGAAGGGGATTGGTGGTGTGGTTGCGCTGTTCGACGCGGAGCTCCGTAAATCTGAACCGGATCTAGCCCTTCTCTCATTGGTCCTGGGCTTTGCAGAACACTTCCTGGCTGTCAACCGGGTCATACCAATAAACGTCCCGGGGGTGCGCTTTGAGCCGCTGGAGCCAGACTGCCCTAACTCCTGCTTTCCTACAGTGGAGTTAGGGATGCTATCGGCCCTGCACGAGCGCTTCGCAGCCCAGATCCGGGGCGCTGTGGATCTGTCCCAGTACCGCAGGCCTGCTGGCGGGTCCAGCAGGGAACTGGTGAAGAAAGTATCTGACGTCATCTGGAACAGCCTGAGCCGCTCCTACTTTAAGGACCGCGCCCACATCCAGTCCCTCTTCAGTCTCATCACTG GCACAAAGCTGGACAGCTCGGGGGTGGCGTTtgcggtggtggcagcatgccaGGTGCTGGGGCTGCGGGACGTGCACCTGGCCCTGTCCGAGGACCACGCCTGGGTCATCTTTGGCAAGAACGGAGAGGAGACTGCAGAGGTCACCTGGCACGGAAAGGGCAACGAGGACCGGAGGGGGCAGACAGTTGCTGACGGTGTCGGTGAGAGG AGCTGGCTGTACTTAAAGGGTTCCTATATGAAGTGTAACAGGAACATGGAGGTGGCCTTCATGGTGTGTGCCATCAACCCCTCTCTGGACCTGCACACTGACAGCTCCGAGATGCTACAACTTCAGCAG AGGCTTCTATGGCTGCTGTATGAGCGAGGAGACCTGGAAAG ATACCCCATGGCCATGGGCACCCTGGCAGACCTGGAGGACCAGGAGCCCATCCCTGGCAAAGAGAGCCCCCACGCCATCCACCTTAAA GCTGTGAACTCTGCTAAGAAGTACTACAACAACGAGCACATCTACCCCTTCATGTACCTGGCCGGCTACCACTACAGACACAGGGAGGTCCGGGATGCCTTGGGGGCCTGGGCCGAGGCTGCACAGGTCATGCAGGA CTACAACTACTTCCGCGAGGACGAAGAGATCTACAAGGAGTTTTTTGACATTGCCAACGACGTCATCCCCACCCTGCTGAAGGAGACGGCTGCAGCCGCCGAGAGCGGAgaagggagcgagggaggagagaat GACCAGCCCATACAGGCCGCTGCCCTCTCTGCCCTCCAGGACCCAGAATGCTTTGCCCACCTGTTGCGTTTCTATGACGGCATCTGTAAGTGGGAGGAGGGTAGCCCCACCCCTGTCCTTCATGTTGGCTGGGCCACCTACCTGGTCCAGTCCCTCAGTCGCTTTGACCCACAG ATCCGTCAGAGGGTGTCCATCATCACCAAAGAGCCTGAGCCCCAGGACGACGATGACCAATCCAGTGAGGACCCTCGCGAAGGCCGGAGACGTGGCCCGAGGCGTGAGTCCAGACTGGAAGACCAAGCTTCCCCTCCTACACAATCCACCCCCACCACCCCTGTCCCAccaccaacccaacccaaccaggCTAAGAAAGTAGGTGGTGAGGGCGGGACGCGGCGTCGCTCTTCAGGGCTCCGCGGTGGAGACCCCGAAGGCAAGGCCAAGTCGGCCAGCCCAGtgccctctcctctccagcaGCTGCCCTCCCCCAGTGGGAGTCCCCTGGTGGCCTTCCGGAGCAAGAAGATGAAGGGCATGAAGGAGCTGCTGTCTGCACCCAAGGTCAACGCCAGCGCCATCAAGCTCCAGCTCACCGCCCAGTCACAGGTGCAGATGAAGAGGCAGAAGAGCACGCCGTCGGGAGACTACACCATGTCCTTTATGAAGCGCCAGCGTAAATCTCTGTAG